The Arvicanthis niloticus isolate mArvNil1 chromosome 2, mArvNil1.pat.X, whole genome shotgun sequence genome includes a window with the following:
- the Qrfp gene encoding orexigenic neuropeptide QRFP, with protein sequence MPAGSGPEQLCLTLGPRDSPALLREAHSTMRSLRSLLCLLLPLSVCFPLLDRRGPPDTGDIGARMSWAQLAEGHTPHSVQSSKPQALLVVAKEQQASRREHTGFRLGRQDYGSSEAAGFLPTDSEKASGPLGTLAEELSSYNRKKGGFSFRFGR encoded by the exons ATGCCTGCTGGATCAGGACCTGAGCAGCTCTGCCTGACACTGGGGCCCAGGGACTCACCTGCCCTTCTTAGAGAAGCTCATAGCACA ATGAGGAGCCTCCGCTCTTTGCTCtgccttctcctgcctctgagtgTCTGCTTTCCCCTGCTGGACAGAAGAGGACCACCAGACACTGGTGACATTGGAGCCAGGATGAGCTGGGCCCAGCTGGCTGAGGGACACACACCCCACTCAGTTCAAAGTTCGAAGCCACAGGCCCTGCTTGTGGtggccaaagagcagcaggcctcaCGCAGGGAACACACCGGCTTCCGTCTAGGGAGGCAGGACTACGGTAGCAGTGAGGCCGCGGGGTTCCTGCCCACTGACTCAGAGAAGGCCAGCGGCCCCCTGGGGACTCTGGCAGAGGAGCTGAGCAGCTACAACAGGAAGAAGGGAGGCTTTAGCTTCCGCTTTGGCCGGTGA